The following coding sequences lie in one Rutidosis leptorrhynchoides isolate AG116_Rl617_1_P2 chromosome 4, CSIRO_AGI_Rlap_v1, whole genome shotgun sequence genomic window:
- the LOC139840689 gene encoding uncharacterized protein yields the protein MVDAERVGQRRKCNDYQDWELIQISFPPLMSIDTANEPIIIKCRIPDHGIQIKRMHVDTGSGVDIMYGHCYHFLPVEVKVQLSQPDITLSGFSGESSWPLGHIELVVELADAKNPQLVRSELIDFYVVRSTSCYNVLLGRNFIRLFNIIPSVVHGLIKFPTMGGIATIASHQATELCGSVVHVSIPSIGEQLKSSAVIANRLHSDKQIKIGAGLSAETKAKLHGILSANTDVFAWQESDMTGVPRDIAEHKLNVNPSLTPVRQKKRHMALERSDWLCAEVDNFVRANILRKVRYQTWVANPVLVKKADGNWRMCVNFKDINKACPKDNYPLSEIDWKVESLSGF from the coding sequence atggttgacGCGGAAAGAGTCGGTCAACGAAGAAAGTGCAATGATTACCAGGATTGGGAACTCATTCAAATTTCATTCCCTCCTTTAATGTCAATAGACACAGCTAACGAACCTatcatcatcaagtgtcgcattccTGATCACGGTATACAGatcaaacgcatgcatgttgatACCGGCAGTGGTGTCGACATTATGTACGGACATTGCTATCATTTTCTTCCCGTAGAAGTCAAAGTGCAGTTAAGCCAGcccgatattacgctatcaggattCTCTGGGGAAAGCTCATGGCCGCTTGGTCACATAGAGCTTGTAGTAGAGCTTGCGGATGCCAAGAATCCGCAGCTGGTTAGAAGCGAGTTAATTGACTTTTATGTGGTCCGTTCGACTTCGTGCTACAATGTGCTTCtggggagaaatttcatacgactTTTTAACATTATACCCTCAGTAGTGCATGGCTTGATCAAGTTTCCTACCATGGGTGGAATTGCTacaattgcgtcacatcaagcaaccgagttATGTGGTTCAGTTGTGCATGTAAGCATTCCCAGCATAGGAGAACAGCTTAAAAGCAGTGCAGTCATAGCTAACCGCTTGCATTCGGACAAGCAAATCAAAattggcgcaggcttgtcagccgaaactaaGGCTAAATTGCACGGTATATTGTCCGCTAACacagatgttttcgcatggcaaGAATCAGACATGACAGGGGTCCCGCGggacattgcggaacataagttgaatgttaatccGTCACTTACACCCGTCAGGCagaagaagcggcatatggcccttgagcgcagtgattggttatgcGCAGAAGTTGATAATTTTGTCAGAGCAAACATTTTGCGGAAAGTGCGGtaccagacatgggttgctaacccTGTATTAGTGAAAAAAGCTGATGGTAACTGGCGGATGTGCGTTAATTTTAAGGACATTAACAAAGCGTGTCCTAAAGACAATTACCCTCTCTCGGAGATTGACTGGAAGGTAGAGTCGTTGTCAGGTTTTTGA